A genome region from Candidatus Neomarinimicrobiota bacterium includes the following:
- a CDS encoding DUF4159 domain-containing protein, protein MNPADPGEFTIARLQYSGGGDWYSDPSSLPNLLSYIRENTSIKTAKKEARVKIQDEDVFRYPVLYMTGHGNINFSESDAVRLREYLTSGGFLFADDNYGMDKSFRREMKKVFPDKELLELPFSHGIFSIHFSMKNGLPKIHEHDGNPAQAFGIFHNGRLVLFYSYESDLGDGWEDESVHGDSAERRRAALKMGTNVIVWALTH, encoded by the coding sequence ATGAATCCGGCTGATCCGGGTGAATTCACAATTGCGCGACTCCAATACAGCGGCGGAGGCGACTGGTATTCCGACCCGAGCAGCCTCCCGAACCTGCTGAGCTACATCCGTGAGAATACGTCCATCAAAACCGCAAAAAAGGAAGCACGGGTTAAAATTCAGGACGAAGACGTGTTTAGATATCCTGTATTATACATGACTGGACACGGCAATATAAATTTTTCCGAATCCGATGCCGTCAGACTCAGGGAGTATCTCACGTCCGGTGGATTTCTATTTGCCGATGATAATTACGGTATGGACAAATCCTTCAGACGGGAGATGAAGAAAGTTTTTCCCGACAAGGAGCTTCTTGAGCTGCCGTTCTCTCACGGAATATTCAGCATCCATTTCTCTATGAAGAACGGATTGCCGAAAATTCACGAACACGACGGGAACCCCGCCCAGGCATTTGGAATCTTTCATAACGGAAGACTCGTACTCTTTTATAGCTATGAAAGTGATCTCGGAGACGGATGGGAGGACGAATCGGTGCACGGAGACAGCGCAGAGCGCCGCAGAGCAGCGTTGAAGATGGGCACCAATGTAATAGTCTGGGCATTGACACATTGA
- a CDS encoding DUF456 domain-containing protein, whose product MEILTGTVLWIVLLAGVIITPMGLPGTFIIASAALLFAVLTDFELISLLLIIVLFGIAVLLEVLEFALSGFMTKRFGGSRLSVAGAIIGGIVGAIWGTMILPIVGTLIGAFAGAFGGAFIGEYFLSRNFDRSLLAGIGAFIGALGGKTMKTVTAAAMVVVIGFYYF is encoded by the coding sequence TTGGAAATTCTTACCGGAACCGTGCTTTGGATAGTATTATTAGCCGGAGTCATCATTACTCCTATGGGGCTTCCGGGTACGTTCATAATAGCTTCCGCAGCTCTTTTATTCGCCGTTTTAACGGACTTTGAACTCATCAGTCTCTTGTTGATTATTGTTTTGTTCGGAATTGCCGTCCTGCTCGAAGTTCTTGAATTCGCCCTCTCCGGATTTATGACGAAAAGATTCGGCGGCTCAAGATTATCAGTAGCCGGTGCGATAATCGGTGGAATTGTCGGAGCTATTTGGGGTACTATGATCTTGCCGATCGTCGGGACTCTAATCGGCGCATTTGCCGGGGCGTTCGGGGGAGCGTTCATCGGAGAATATTTTCTCTCCCGCAATTTCGACAGGTCATTGCTTGCGGGCATTGGAGCCTTCATTGGAGCGTTAGGCGGTAAAACGATGAAGACAGTTACGGCAGCCGCGATGGTTGTCGTTATCGGGTTTTATTACTTTTAA